The Listeria welshimeri serovar 6b str. SLCC5334 genome has a window encoding:
- a CDS encoding CDP-glycerol glycerophosphotransferase family protein — protein MKKIAIYLYMFAVKITGSLARIFPVQQKVVFLVSFEENPTAIIRQMELAKVKPKTVVFYDPRVNVTNMSLDFIQLKPKNLAQFIPLMFHINTAKVIVTDNYFVELAGLKVRSGVSCIQIWHANGALKKFGWEDKAAQKRTDTDKKRFLEVYKRFTNVLVGSDAMAAIFKKSFLMSESQILKLGIPRTDYFFNEQKLKENYEWTYSKLNLMDKKIILYAPTFRDNELQSTKLHLNITELKAALSNDYQLILKLHPSISQDLEKIEDDFVVYADKEMPIETILPTVDILITDYSSIPFEFALLHKPIIFFTYDLNEYDKARGLSDGFLETIPGPHAFTTTGLIELIKQETFDIERIRSFAAEWNKYSDGFSSERFVLFLKEQLEKQDS, from the coding sequence TTGAAAAAAATAGCAATTTATCTATATATGTTTGCGGTGAAAATAACTGGCTCCTTAGCAAGGATTTTTCCTGTTCAGCAGAAAGTTGTTTTTCTAGTAAGTTTTGAAGAAAACCCCACAGCTATTATTAGGCAAATGGAACTTGCGAAAGTAAAGCCCAAAACGGTTGTTTTCTATGATCCGCGTGTCAATGTAACGAATATGTCTTTAGATTTCATACAATTAAAACCTAAAAATTTAGCGCAATTTATTCCACTCATGTTTCATATTAATACAGCAAAAGTTATTGTTACAGATAATTATTTTGTAGAGCTAGCTGGCTTAAAAGTGAGAAGTGGTGTATCTTGTATTCAAATTTGGCATGCTAATGGGGCGTTGAAAAAGTTTGGTTGGGAAGATAAAGCTGCCCAAAAACGAACGGATACCGACAAAAAAAGATTTTTAGAAGTATATAAACGTTTTACGAACGTGCTTGTAGGATCGGATGCAATGGCAGCTATTTTCAAAAAATCGTTTTTAATGAGTGAATCGCAAATTTTAAAACTTGGTATTCCACGTACAGATTATTTTTTCAATGAACAAAAGTTAAAAGAAAATTATGAGTGGACTTATTCAAAATTAAATCTTATGGATAAAAAGATAATTTTATATGCGCCTACTTTTCGTGATAATGAACTTCAAAGTACTAAATTGCATTTAAATATTACTGAATTGAAAGCAGCATTAAGTAATGATTATCAGCTGATCTTAAAACTTCATCCATCCATTAGTCAGGATTTGGAAAAAATAGAAGATGATTTTGTTGTATATGCGGATAAGGAAATGCCGATAGAAACGATATTACCTACAGTAGATATTTTAATTACTGACTATTCTTCTATCCCTTTTGAATTTGCATTACTTCATAAACCAATTATATTTTTCACCTATGATTTAAACGAATATGATAAAGCAAGAGGGCTTTCTGATGGGTTTTTAGAAACAATTCCAGGGCCGCATGCTTTTACAACAACGGGACTTATTGAATTAATTAAACAAGAAACATTCGATATAGAAAGAATCCGTTCTTTTGCAGCAGAATGGAATAAATATTCAGACGGTTTTTCCAGTGAACGCTTTGTTTTATTTTTAAAAGAACAGCTGGAAAAACAAGACAGCTAA
- the tagD gene encoding glycerol-3-phosphate cytidylyltransferase → MKKVITYGTFDLIHWGHIRLLERAKALGDYLIVAISTDEFNRMKHKEAYHNFEHRKLILEAIRYVDEVIPESNWEQKLEDVKNRDIDIFVMGDDWEGEFDFLKPYCEVVYLPRTDGISTSKIKDDLK, encoded by the coding sequence ATGAAAAAAGTAATTACATATGGTACATTTGATTTAATTCACTGGGGGCATATTCGGTTATTAGAACGAGCAAAAGCTCTGGGTGATTACCTTATCGTAGCCATTTCAACAGATGAATTTAATCGAATGAAACACAAAGAAGCGTACCATAACTTTGAACATCGTAAACTAATTTTAGAAGCGATAAGATATGTGGATGAAGTGATTCCAGAAAGTAACTGGGAACAAAAATTAGAAGATGTAAAAAATCGTGATATTGATATTTTTGTGATGGGTGATGACTGGGAAGGTGAGTTTGACTTCTTAAAACCATATTGTGAAGTTGTTTATTTACCACGTACAGACGGTATTTCTACTTCCAAGATTAAAGATGATTTAAAATAG